One stretch of Schlesneria sp. DSM 10557 DNA includes these proteins:
- a CDS encoding thioredoxin family protein — protein MDFKTFTPSILATILLTLCGMFGMQRSTPTSTPITVNVIGAGPANVQATIYSADYCVPCKTYIKAVRAEMPADGWIVKDAADRDVKSAHIVIDKRAAELARNGIESIPCTVFRKDGKEVRRITGAISPADLAKQFNEIGTKP, from the coding sequence ATGGACTTCAAGACGTTCACCCCGAGCATCCTCGCGACAATCTTGCTGACTTTGTGCGGCATGTTTGGGATGCAGCGATCGACTCCCACGTCCACGCCCATCACGGTGAACGTCATCGGGGCCGGTCCTGCGAACGTCCAGGCAACGATCTACTCGGCCGATTACTGCGTGCCGTGCAAGACGTACATCAAGGCTGTTCGTGCCGAGATGCCGGCCGATGGTTGGATAGTGAAGGATGCGGCCGACAGGGATGTGAAGTCGGCTCACATCGTGATTGATAAGCGAGCGGCAGAGCTCGCACGGAACGGGATCGAGAGCATCCCCTGCACCGTGTTCCGGAAGGACGGCAAGGAAGTTCGTCGGATCACCGGAGCGATCAGCCCGGCAGACCTGGCGAAGCAATTCAACGAGATCGGCACGAAGCCGTAA